A single genomic interval of Devosia oryziradicis harbors:
- a CDS encoding ABC transporter ATP-binding protein codes for MGCITLSHVKKSFGEVQIIPDISLDIKDGEFVVFVGPSGCGKSTLLRLIAGLEDTTSGQILLDGEDMTKAPPARRGLAMVFQSYALYPHMSVRDNIAFPLKMAKAPKEVIDQKVEYAARTLNLSSYLDRRPRALSGGQRQRVAIGRAIVREPKAFLFDEPLSNLDAALRVNMRLEITELHQQLKTTMIYVTHDQVEAMTMADRIVVLNAGNVEQFGSPLDLYKKPANRFVAGFIGSPKMNFIDGPEAGKHNAHSIGVRPEHFKLAATPTPGAWKGKVGVAEQLGSDTFLHVHVDGLGLMTVRTDGDQMFSHGDDVYLTPDPTRIYRFDAAGVAI; via the coding sequence ATGGGCTGCATTACCCTCTCCCACGTCAAGAAGTCCTTTGGCGAAGTCCAGATCATCCCGGACATCAGCCTCGATATCAAAGACGGCGAGTTCGTCGTCTTTGTCGGCCCCTCCGGCTGCGGCAAGTCCACCCTGCTGCGCCTGATCGCCGGCCTCGAAGACACCACCTCGGGCCAGATCCTGCTCGATGGCGAGGACATGACCAAGGCGCCGCCGGCCCGGCGCGGCCTCGCCATGGTGTTCCAAAGCTACGCGCTCTATCCGCATATGAGCGTGCGCGACAACATCGCCTTCCCGCTCAAGATGGCCAAAGCGCCCAAGGAGGTGATCGACCAGAAGGTCGAGTACGCCGCCCGCACGCTGAACCTCAGCTCCTATCTCGATCGCCGCCCCCGCGCCTTGTCCGGCGGACAGCGGCAGCGCGTCGCCATCGGCCGTGCCATCGTGCGCGAGCCCAAGGCCTTCCTGTTCGACGAGCCCCTGTCAAACCTCGACGCCGCGCTGCGCGTCAATATGCGGCTCGAAATCACCGAACTGCACCAGCAGCTCAAGACCACCATGATCTACGTCACCCACGACCAGGTCGAAGCCATGACCATGGCCGATCGCATCGTCGTGCTCAATGCCGGCAATGTGGAGCAGTTCGGCTCGCCGCTCGATCTCTACAAGAAACCCGCCAATCGCTTCGTCGCCGGCTTCATCGGCTCGCCCAAGATGAACTTCATCGATGGCCCGGAGGCGGGCAAACACAATGCCCACTCGATCGGCGTTCGCCCCGAGCATTTCAAACTCGCCGCCACGCCGACACCGGGTGCGTGGAAAGGCAAGGTCGGCGTAGCCGAGCAGCTCGGCTCGGATACCTTCCTCCACGTCCATGTCGACGGCCTCGGCCTCATGACCGTTCGCACCGATGGCGACCAGATGTTCAGCCATGGCGATGACGTATACCTCACGCCGGACCCGACCCGAATCTATCGATTCGATGCAGCGGGTGTGGCGATCTAG
- a CDS encoding carbohydrate ABC transporter permease, translating to MATAQTRTLARIMMAPSVIVLLIWMIVPLVMTLWFSFQNYSLINPMMTGFAGWANYLYVIGDPSFTQSLVNTLILVGGVLLITVIGGTFLALLLDQPIWGQGILRIIVISPFFVMPPVAALIWKNGFMHPGYGMLGHLWKFFGLQPVDWFNQYPLFSVIVIVAWQWLPFATLILLTALQSLSEEQREAAEMDGANAINRFRYIILPHMARSITIVILIQTIFLLGIFAEIRVTTGGGPGYASTNIAFLVFRTGILSNDIGAGSAGGVVAVILANIVAFFLMRAVGKNLDA from the coding sequence ATGGCCACCGCACAGACCCGCACCCTCGCCCGCATCATGATGGCGCCATCGGTGATCGTCCTGCTGATCTGGATGATCGTGCCCCTGGTCATGACCCTGTGGTTCTCGTTCCAGAACTACAGCCTGATCAACCCGATGATGACCGGCTTTGCCGGCTGGGCGAACTACCTCTACGTCATCGGCGATCCCAGCTTCACCCAGTCACTGGTCAACACCCTGATCCTGGTCGGCGGCGTCCTGCTCATCACCGTCATCGGCGGCACGTTCCTGGCCCTGCTGCTCGATCAGCCCATCTGGGGCCAGGGGATCCTCCGCATCATCGTCATCTCGCCCTTCTTTGTCATGCCGCCCGTCGCGGCGCTGATCTGGAAGAACGGCTTCATGCATCCCGGCTATGGCATGCTCGGGCATCTGTGGAAATTCTTCGGCCTGCAGCCGGTCGACTGGTTCAACCAGTATCCGCTGTTTTCCGTCATCGTCATCGTCGCCTGGCAGTGGCTGCCCTTTGCGACGCTGATCCTGCTCACCGCCTTGCAGTCGCTCTCCGAAGAGCAGCGCGAGGCCGCCGAGATGGATGGCGCCAACGCCATCAACCGCTTCCGCTACATCATCCTGCCGCACATGGCCCGCTCGATCACCATCGTGATCCTGATCCAGACCATCTTCCTGCTCGGCATCTTCGCCGAGATCCGCGTCACCACAGGCGGCGGCCCGGGCTATGCGTCCACCAACATCGCCTTCCTGGTCTTCCGCACCGGCATCCTGTCCAACGACATCGGCGCGGGGTCAGCCGGGGGCGTGGTGGCTGTCATCCTCGCCAACATCGTCGCCTTCTTCCTGATGCGCGCCGTCGGCAAGAACCTGGACGCGTGA
- a CDS encoding carbohydrate ABC transporter permease — protein MARNVPVETRIGFTILAWAVALLLFSPILWVLLTAFKTEAEAIAATPTFFPQNFTLENFAAVQDRSDYFKHATNSILVSVGSTLLGLVIGIPAAWSMAFAPSKKTKDILMWMLSTKMMPAVGVLIPIYLIFRDLRLLDTVHGLTLIMTLINLPIIIWMLYTYFKEIPVDILEAARMDGAELWNEITHVLVPMAVPGIASTLLLNVILAWNEAFWTITLTSGRAGTLTAFISSFSSPQGLFLAKLSAASLLAIAPILLMGWFSQKQLVRGLTFGAVK, from the coding sequence ATGGCCCGCAATGTCCCCGTTGAAACCCGCATCGGCTTCACCATCCTCGCCTGGGCCGTCGCCCTGCTGCTGTTCTCACCCATCCTCTGGGTGCTGCTGACCGCCTTCAAGACCGAGGCGGAAGCCATCGCCGCGACCCCCACCTTCTTTCCGCAGAACTTCACGCTGGAAAACTTCGCCGCCGTTCAGGATCGCTCGGACTACTTCAAGCACGCCACCAATTCGATCCTGGTCTCGGTCGGCTCGACCCTGCTGGGCCTGGTCATCGGCATCCCGGCGGCCTGGTCCATGGCCTTCGCGCCGTCCAAGAAGACCAAGGACATCCTGATGTGGATGCTCTCCACCAAGATGATGCCCGCCGTCGGCGTCCTGATCCCGATCTACCTGATCTTCCGCGACCTGCGCCTGCTCGATACCGTGCATGGCCTGACGCTGATCATGACCCTGATCAACCTGCCGATCATCATCTGGATGCTCTACACCTACTTCAAGGAAATACCCGTCGATATCCTCGAAGCCGCGCGCATGGATGGCGCCGAGCTCTGGAACGAGATCACCCACGTCCTCGTGCCCATGGCGGTGCCCGGTATCGCCTCGACGCTGCTGCTCAACGTGATCCTGGCCTGGAACGAAGCCTTCTGGACCATCACGCTGACCTCGGGCCGCGCCGGCACGCTCACTGCCTTCATCTCCAGCTTCTCAAGCCCGCAGGGCCTGTTCCTCGCCAAGCTCTCGGCCGCATCCTTGCTCGCCATCGCGCCGATCCTGCTCATGGGCTGGTTCAGCCAGAAACAACTCGTCCGCGGCCTCACCTTCGGCGCTGTGAAGTAA